One Mustelus asterias chromosome 27, sMusAst1.hap1.1, whole genome shotgun sequence DNA segment encodes these proteins:
- the LOC144479954 gene encoding uncharacterized protein LOC144479954 codes for MFQVEKKEFGEHFARGPRVTVAKTCADYMSETSSLVSDLDETDYEVGRLTALAFRSLACPHSSYMEVLEPRASTELSLSLSEDSTGTNRWSTYVELSEASGDVQGAHAASREGVSGQALGQAQVECVDVVVVESVKQEKGEKRTVPKREIQFKKRERSELTVFRGTDCQEVGEQPQEREESSLCKEDTAEAKAGARGRQLQRAESAEECSKKAKFASCHISNVISKKMQFEQELKMERGAIQDPYSSVPSTPSSAQLREFEFPSLGAPQELKRQNSSARSESEVSLEDSPANLSRRSCELSAELADGKRVLPRQDSGGSLKGEASLSLDSRCENSGFRNWKESNPEKGGKSARALGLSAEKTHPLPSDSSNPPTDTAQHAPEDRYVESFPQLIKELTQTGYPGGNKQTVYEDKGTYKQLGNTLDSRNAARNTLMPQLAKLTAASRTTQEKQVDPYGTVEQLAPNIGSRNKIITLDPKYQTLPASFKFETDDCRVTEPQFDRSESLAQQRVRGPIHQVRDVRKLVKNTYGALSFSGTEGKPSGFTQILHPDGSLLSTESGPVDSTPTMPIYIQCKSVSCKGNREIFSSSSIDKKYWTYAGSTDTSRLYSSDIKLLIPSDSKKNRIGAPKKAESESQACKHSGKGENGASNQSTDLKNVKKKNKVDKPQITSASNKEASRISPIRDDIKNTKEKQDLRLVKQYSTSEDCNLLSNASKVKRGQSAGVQKHYSLPHSHTKGNKVESVGEKTKKDSAESIPKQESQVSNKTVPKKEGPVKLHSQVKPTGPVTPLKEGASLKHGQSDSKNEVQDRPENLNKLQKISTSRNSDTKPLAEKIESTTLENRSNRVGTSTPNSNSTNISKGKEMSERKVDSRLDHQKTLPKISSSSSETSQELTRRGEMNKESQIRKLGNKSNILENSVLKVEEVKGSDERVREGQVKVQQRGKQFGNSTPSGEGIPSLIGKGEDVGKIQRGLEKRSVVMSSSLSQSVDISKFPGRGDAKNAMHVGWQKEKRFSCNSISNSEVIKSSAGKYETVKDIQVGLENQIKKMGNSSEEKLKSKAAHESLTGPENQQIPRDYCTQSSESIKMSVCKTETKIESANESENQVKKGKAEQASDKTGLKMLKESQPIKDSYVLSLILEEESKNNLEPTDVKTRNRQSLSVKHHLAQTSISSSVSTRDKQTLLSVKATDYHQTATSSVKTSTHKLESGSNSKGFAIDIPTATPKVSYQQTSSQIHSSSAEFTVKTLPPVNTVVKLSEHMSKLNSSAAEMQPTGGAATQEQAPLSLESVNYLTIPLREQKAQIPNLGQTAASPHPATYKTNPPSSTIPYFQHQRSVEAVDPQRQEKQTISHQIPREAQSPATYLQHPCYTSLNQTQLQFSPVAKAPNSVETTCEVPQSSQDLDNPHVPCFPYPQTQRKMLVDPETGKYYFVDAPVQPPRKMLLDPETGQYVEVVMPQHPYGGVYQVPFHPYLLNAGVMSPSYLPNLPYPGLFVGPALSSQRSLEMPGQLSQQSTSQDKTDSQQHKQFTQRNFSAESANIESLYYIPTGMPLYPNPGQPGLQQVPMQAKSCAEANDSKAAGIWSMQQCYGVSNLLPHGRPSSFMVE; via the coding sequence ATGTTCCAGGTTGAGAAGAAGGAATTTGGGGAGCATTTCGCCAGGGGCCCGCGTGTGACTGTGGCCAAAACTTGCGCCGACTACATGAGCGAGACCTCCAGCTTGGTGAGCGACTTGGACGAGACGGATTATGAGGTTGGCAGACTGACCGCCTTAGCTTTCCGCAGCCTGGCCTGTCCCCACAGCAGCTACATGGAGGTGCTGGAGCCCAGGGCATCCACCGagctctccctgtccctgtcagAGGACAGCACTGGCACCAATAGATGGTCCACCTATGTTGAGTTGAGTGAAGCCAGTGGGGATGTGCAGGGTGCCCATGCTGCCAGCCGGGAGGGGGTATCCGGCCAGGCTCTGGGGCAAGCCCAGGTTGAGTGTGTGGACGTGGTAGTGGTGGAGAGTGTGAAGCAGGAAAAGGGGGAGAAGCGGACGGTGCCCAAGAGGGAAATCCAGTTCAAGAAGCGGGAGAGGAGTGAACTGACCGTGTTCAGGGGCACAGATTGCCAGGAGGTGGGAGAACAGCcccaggagagagaggagagctcCCTCTGCAAGGAGGACACAGCAGAGGCGAAGGCTGGAGCCAGAGGCAGACAGCTGCAGAGGGCAGAGTCAGCAGAGGAATGCTCCAAAAAGGCCAAGTTCGCGTCCTGCCACATTTCCAATGTGATTTCCAAGAAGATGCAGTTTGAGCAGGAGCTGAAGATGGAGAGAGGGGCCATCCAGGACCCTTACTCCTCAGTCCCATCCACCCCATCCTCAGCCCAGCTCCGCGAGTTCGAATTCCCCTCGCTGGGAGCCCCCCAGGAACTGAAGCGGCAAAACTCCAGCGCCAGGTCGGAGAGCGAGGTGTCTCTGGAGGATTCCCCTGCCAATCTCAGCAGGAGAAGCTGCGAACTGAGCGCGGAGCTGGCGGATGGGAAGAGGGTCCTTCCTCGGCAGGACAGCGGTGGGTCGCTGAAGGGTGAGGCTTCCCTGTCCCTGGACAGTCGCTGTGAAAACAGTGGGTTCAGGAACTGGAAGGAGAGTAACCCAGAGAAGGGAGGAAAGTCAGCAAGAGCCCTGGGTCTAAGTGCAGAGAAAACCCACCCTTTACCCAGTGACTCCAGCAACCCCCCAACTGACACTGCACAACACGCCCCTGAGGACAGATATGTGGAGAGTTTCCCACAGCTTATTAAAGAGTTAACGCAGACTGGCTACCCAGGGGGAAACAAGCAAACGGTTTACGAAGACAAAGGGACTTACAAGCAGTTGGGTAACACTTTAGACTCAAGAAATGCAGCAAGGAACACCCTAATGCCACAACTGGCCAAGCTGACAGCTGCTTCTCGAACCACCCAGGAGAAGCAAGTGGACCCTTATGGGACTGTTGAACAACTGGCTCCAAACATTGGCTCCCGCAATAAGATCATTACTCTTGACCCCAAGTACCAGACCCTACCCGCTTCCTTCAAGTTTGAGACGGATGATTGCAGAGTGACAGAGCCGCAGTTTGACAGGAGTGAATCTCTGGCACAGCAAAGGGTGAGAGGTCCCATTCATCAGGTGAGGGATGTGCGCAAACTCGTGAAGAATACCTATGGTGCATTAAGCTTCAGTGGCACTGAGGGCAAACCTTCTGGATTCACACAAATCCTTCACCCCGATGGCTCGCTACTGTCCACAGAGTCTGGACCTGTGGACAGCACCCCAACCATGCCCATTTACATCCAGTGCAAATCAGTAAGTTGTAAAGGTAACAGAGAAATCTTCAGCAGTTCATCAATAGACAAGAAATATTGGACCTACGCAGGGAGTACAGACACCTCCAGGTTATATTCTTCTGATATCAAACTATTGATTCCATCCGATTCGAAGAAAAACAGGATAGGTGCTCCTAAAAAAGCAGAGAGTGAAAGCCAGGCTTGCAAACACAGTGGGAAAGGGGAGAATGGGGCGTCAAATCAGTCAACGGATTTGAAGAACGTCAAAAAGAAAAACAAGGTTGACAAACCACAAATCACATCTGCATCAAATAAGGAAGCTAGCAGGATATCTCCTATAAGGGATGATATTAAGAACACAAAAGAAAAGCAAGATCTACGTCTGGTTAAGCAGTATTCAACAAGTGAAGATTGCAATTTATTGTCCAATGCAAGTAAGGTCAAAAGGGGTCAGTCAGCTGGAGTGCAGAAACATTACTCactcccacattcacacacaaaggGTAATAAGGTTGAGAGTGTTGGAGAAAAAACAAAGAAAGATTCGGCAGAATCCATTCCAAAGCAAGAGAGTCAAGTGTCAAACAAAACTGTTCCCAAAAAGGAGGGGCCAGTGAAATTGCACAGCCAAGTAAAGCCGACTGGACCCGTCACCCCACTCAAAGAGGGTGCGAGTTTAAAACATGGACAAAGTGATTCTAAAAATGAAGTTCAAGACAGACcagaaaatctaaataaactcCAGAAAATTTCAACTTCAAGGAATAGCGATACCAAACCATTGGCTGAAAAGATTGAGTCCACAACACTGGAAAACCGGAGCAACCGTGTGGGTACTTCAACCCCCAACTCAAACAGCACAAACATATCAAAAGGTAAAGAAATGTCGGAGAGAAAGGTGGACTCCAGATTGGATCATCAGAAAACACTCCCAAAGATATCTTCGTCAAGCAGCGAGACATCCCAAGAATTAACCAGGAGAGGGGAAATGAACAAGGAAAGTCAAATCAGAAAGTTGGGAAATAAAAGTAATATTTTGGAAAATTCGGTTTTAAAGGTCGAAGAAGTCAAAGGAAGTGATGAGCGTGTAAGAGAAGGTCAAGTCAAGGTGCAGCAGAGGGGTAAACAGTTTGGAAATTCTACTCCCAGTGGTGAAGGTATTCCATCACTGATTGGGAAGGGTGAGGATGTAGGGAAGATTCAGCGTGGATTGGAGAAGAGGAGTGTAGTGATGAGTAGTTCACTCTCACAGTCTGTGGACATCTCAAAGTTCCCGGGGCGGGGTGATGCTAAAAATGCGATGCATGTTGGGTGGCAAAAGGAAAAAAGATTCTCGTGTAATTCTATTTCAAACAGCGAAGTCATTAAATCATCAGCGGGCAAGTATGAAACTGTCAAAGACATACAAGTTGGACTGGAGAATCAAATTAAGAAGATGGGCAACTCTAGTGAAGAAAAGTTAaaatccaaggctgctcatgaGAGCTTAACCGGACCGGAAAATCAACAAATACCCCGGGATTATTGCACTCAGAGCAGTGAGAGCATCAAGATGTCCGTTTGCAAGACTGAGACAAAGATAGAAAGTGCAAACGAATCTGAGAATCAAGTTAAAAAGGGAAAGGCTGAACAAGCTTCAGACAAGACAGGATTGAAAATGTTAAAAGAATCGCAGCCAATCAAAGATAGCTACGTCTTGTCGTTGATTTTGGAAGAAGAAAGCAAGAATAATTTGGAACCTACTGATGTCAAAACGAGAAACAGACAGTCTTTATCTGTGAAGCACCATCTTGCACAAACTTCCATTTCCTCTTCGGTCAGCACCAGAGATAAACAAACCTTACTCTCTGTCAAAGCTACAGACTACCACCAAACTGCAACAAGCTCAGTGAAGACATCCACTCACAAACTTGAGAGTGGCAGTAACTCAAAAGGCTTCGCCATCGATATCCCGACAGCGACACCCAAAGTGTCATATCAACAGACCAGTTCACAAATCCATTCGAGTTCAGCAGAGTTTACCGTGAAGACACTTCCTCCAGTAAATACAGTTGTCAAATTATCTGAACATATGAGCAAGCTGAACTCCTCTGCAGCTGAAATGCAGCCCACTGGTGGGGCAGCCACTCAAGAACAAGCACCGCTGTCCTTAGAAAGTGTGAACTATCTTACTATTCCTCTTAGAGAGCAGAAGGCACAGATACCCAACCTGGGACAAACAGCTGCTTCTCCTCATCCTGCCACCTACAAAACAAATCCCCCTTCGTCGACAATCCCTTATTTTCAGCATCAGCGCAGTGTGGAGGCAGTGGACCCTCAAAGACAAGAGAAACAGACAATTTCTCATCAGATTCCTCGGGAGGCACAGTCCCCTGCTACCTATCTGCAGCATCCGTGCTACACCTCTCTGAATCAAACCCAACTTCAGTTCTCCCCAGTTGCAAAGGCACCAAACTCTGTGGAGACAACGTGCGAAGTTCCCCAATCTTCTCAAGACTTGGACAACCCACATGTGCCTTGTTTTCCGTATCCCCAAACTCAGAGGAAAATGCTCGTGGATCCAGAGACTGGAAAATATTACTTTGTGGATGCACCTGTCCAACCTCCTCGCAAAATGTTGTTGGATCCGGAAACAGGGCAGTATGTGGAAGTCGTGATGCCTCAGCATCCCTATGGTGGAGTGTATCAAGTGCCTTTCCATCCTTACCTTTTAAATGCAGGAGTTATGAGCCCATCTTATTTGCCCAATTTGCCATATCCTGGGTTGTTTGTAGGGCCTGCTCTGTCTTCTCAAAGATCTCTGGAAATGCCAGGCCAATTGTCCCAACAAAGCACCTCACAAGATAAAACAGATTCACAGCAACATAAACAGTTCACCCAGAGGAACTTTTCTGCTGAGTCTGCAAACATTGAGAGCCTGTACTATATTCCGACAGGTATGCCATTATATCCCAACCCAGGACAGCCTGGTCTGCAGCAAGTGCCCATGCAAGCTAAATCTTGTGCTGAAGCTAATGACAGCAAAGCTGCAGGTATTTGGTCAATGCAACAATGTTATGGAGTCAGCAACCTTCTGCCCCATGGAAGGCCAAGCAGTTTTATGGTGGAGTAA